A single genomic interval of Cellvibrio sp. PSBB023 harbors:
- the msrP gene encoding protein-methionine-sulfoxide reductase catalytic subunit MsrP, whose amino-acid sequence MLIKRPSDIPSSEITPEAIYHARRDFMRGAMSVAALGVGVAATSNSMAAPAHVTDVDVKGPAWLTQQLAAASANKGVITDTITPYEHITGYNNFYEYGYNKTDPAEKSHVLTTNPWTVEIAGEVAKPGTFALEDLLKGIALEERVYRLRCVEAWSMVVPWVGFSLAELIQRFEPTSKAKYVAFTTLERPSEMPGQKSRFSTIDWPYREGLRMDEAMHPLTTLAVGLYGKVLPNQNGAPLRLVVPWKYGFKYIKSIVKIEFTEKQPKTTWSMLAPDEYGFYANVNPQVSHPRWSQAEERRLPSGLLKPNIIPTQLFNGYAEQVAHLYKDMDLRKFY is encoded by the coding sequence ATGCTTATCAAACGTCCAAGCGATATTCCATCTTCCGAAATTACTCCCGAAGCTATTTATCATGCGCGCCGTGATTTTATGCGCGGTGCGATGAGCGTGGCGGCCTTAGGTGTCGGCGTAGCGGCGACGTCAAATAGTATGGCGGCTCCCGCTCATGTGACCGATGTGGATGTGAAAGGCCCCGCCTGGCTTACACAGCAACTGGCTGCGGCAAGTGCGAATAAAGGTGTAATTACCGACACCATCACGCCTTATGAGCACATTACCGGTTACAACAATTTTTACGAATATGGCTATAACAAAACTGATCCTGCAGAAAAATCGCATGTATTAACAACCAATCCCTGGACGGTTGAAATTGCAGGAGAGGTCGCCAAGCCGGGCACATTTGCGCTGGAGGATTTATTAAAAGGCATCGCGCTGGAAGAGCGTGTGTATCGCTTGCGCTGTGTGGAGGCTTGGTCGATGGTGGTGCCTTGGGTCGGCTTTTCATTGGCAGAGTTAATCCAGCGTTTTGAGCCAACCAGTAAAGCTAAATATGTAGCCTTTACAACACTTGAGCGCCCTTCGGAAATGCCGGGACAAAAAAGTCGCTTTAGCACAATTGATTGGCCCTACCGCGAAGGTTTGCGTATGGATGAAGCGATGCATCCACTAACCACCTTGGCCGTTGGCCTGTACGGTAAGGTGCTGCCCAATCAAAATGGTGCACCCTTGCGTTTGGTCGTACCCTGGAAATACGGTTTCAAATACATTAAATCCATTGTGAAAATTGAATTCACAGAAAAGCAGCCGAAAACCACCTGGAGTATGTTGGCGCCTGACGAATACGGTTTTTATGCCAATGTAAATCCACAAGTCAGTCATCCACGTTGGAGTCAGGCGGAAGAGAGACGTTTGCCAAGTGGCTTGCTCAAGCCGAATATTATTCCCACACAATTGTTCAATGGCTATGCAGAGCAAGTGGCACATCTGTATAAAGATATGGACTTGCGTAAATTTTACTAA
- the efp gene encoding elongation factor P, whose product MKNAQECRAGNVLMIDGSPWVVQKAEYNKSGRNSAVVKMKLKNLLSGINTETVYRADDKFDDIQLDRKEVTYSYYADPMYVFMDPEFNQYEVTAEELGDLLPWMEDGMEDVCDAVFYDGKVISVTPPNAITREVAYTEPAVRGDTSGKVMKTAKLNNGTELQVAAFVEIGQKIIIDTRTGEYKSRA is encoded by the coding sequence ATGAAAAATGCTCAAGAATGCCGCGCAGGCAACGTTCTGATGATCGACGGCTCACCCTGGGTTGTTCAAAAAGCGGAATACAACAAATCCGGCCGTAACTCTGCCGTTGTTAAAATGAAATTGAAAAACCTGCTGAGCGGCATCAATACCGAAACCGTTTACCGTGCAGACGACAAGTTCGACGACATCCAATTGGATCGCAAAGAAGTAACCTACTCTTACTATGCCGACCCAATGTACGTATTTATGGACCCAGAGTTCAATCAATACGAAGTAACTGCTGAAGAATTGGGCGACCTGTTGCCTTGGATGGAAGACGGCATGGAAGATGTATGTGATGCAGTGTTCTACGACGGTAAAGTAATCTCCGTAACGCCACCTAACGCTATCACTCGCGAAGTGGCTTACACCGAACCAGCAGTACGTGGCGATACCTCAGGTAAAGTGATGAAGACCGCTAAACTCAACAACGGCACTGAATTGCAAGTTGCTGCATTTGTTGAAATCGGCCAAAAAATCATCATCGACACCCGCACCGGCGAATACAAGTCTCGCGCTTAA
- a CDS encoding quinone-dependent dihydroorotate dehydrogenase: protein MYQHIRDVLFRFDAETSHELSLDMLGAAERLRLVGLFAGKVPSNPVQVMGLTFDNPVGLAAGLDKNGDYFNALGALGFGFVEIGTITPRPQPGNPQPRLFRIPEAQAIINRMGFNNKGVDHLVEQVKKRRYKGVLGINIGKNAVTPVENAVDDYLICLRKVYDHADYITVNISSPNTPGLRNLQFGDSLSQLLAPLKKEQAALHSATGRYVPIAVKIAPDMDESEIHQVAGILIQEGMDGVIATNTTITRVGVEDYENGSEAGGLSGLPVRDKSTYVVRTLNACLGGKLPIIGVGGILDGASAADKIRAGASLVQVYSGFIYEGPALIGRAAEGIASYHKGL, encoded by the coding sequence ATGTATCAGCATATTCGCGATGTATTATTCCGCTTCGACGCCGAAACCTCCCATGAACTCAGCCTTGATATGCTCGGTGCCGCTGAGCGCCTGCGCTTGGTGGGTCTCTTTGCAGGTAAAGTGCCCAGCAACCCTGTGCAAGTGATGGGGCTCACCTTTGATAACCCCGTAGGCCTGGCTGCCGGTTTGGATAAAAACGGCGATTATTTCAATGCCTTGGGCGCACTGGGGTTTGGTTTTGTTGAGATTGGTACCATTACTCCGCGCCCGCAACCGGGCAATCCGCAGCCCCGTTTATTCCGTATTCCGGAAGCTCAAGCCATTATCAACCGCATGGGCTTCAACAATAAGGGCGTTGACCACTTGGTCGAACAGGTTAAAAAACGTCGCTATAAGGGTGTTTTGGGGATTAACATCGGCAAAAATGCCGTCACACCGGTCGAAAACGCGGTGGATGATTATCTGATTTGCCTGCGCAAAGTGTATGACCATGCGGATTACATTACCGTCAACATTTCATCACCCAATACTCCCGGCCTGCGCAACTTACAGTTTGGCGATTCATTGTCGCAGTTACTGGCGCCGCTCAAAAAAGAGCAGGCGGCATTGCACAGCGCCACGGGCCGTTATGTGCCTATCGCTGTAAAAATCGCGCCGGATATGGATGAAAGCGAAATCCATCAGGTAGCAGGTATTTTGATCCAGGAAGGGATGGACGGCGTTATCGCCACCAACACAACCATCACTCGCGTCGGTGTGGAAGATTACGAAAATGGCAGCGAAGCGGGTGGATTGAGTGGCCTGCCGGTACGCGATAAAAGTACTTATGTGGTGCGTACCTTGAATGCATGTTTGGGAGGGAAGTTACCCATTATTGGTGTGGGTGGGATTTTGGATGGTGCCAGTGCTGCCGACAAGATTCGCGCCGGCGCCAGCCTGGTGCAGGTATACAGTGGTTTTATCTACGAAGGACCAGCCTTGATCGGACGCGCCGCCGAGGGTATCGCCAGCTATCACAAGGGGCTTTAA
- the earP gene encoding elongation factor P maturation arginine rhamnosyltransferase EarP, protein MPATTIKTWDIFCRVIDNFGDIGVCWRLARQLAAEHQQKVRLWVDDIASLQRIWPDTLTAERQMLAGVEVRVWHTAFDQSVQPAEIVIEAFACDIPPTYLGAMAAGKAKGQPPLWINLEYLSAEAWVEECHGMASVHPATGLRKTFFFPGFTERTGGLLREQSILAQRDAFNRQGWLAQMGIDPVASSLLISLFAYENAAIHALLNAWQQSPHPIHCLVPEGKILGSINSALGKRLNTGDLHQSANLTLQIIPFVTQTEYDKLLWACDINFVRGEDSFVRAQWAGKPVVWHIYVQDDDAHLVKLQAFLRHYTTPIPTLTAAINQFWIDWNEAGHTDTSWNQLIKQLPEWREHCRHWSQSLSQAPDLAQQLYDYCLKRAG, encoded by the coding sequence ATGCCAGCCACCACCATCAAAACCTGGGATATATTTTGTCGTGTCATCGATAACTTCGGGGATATTGGCGTGTGCTGGCGGCTAGCGCGCCAACTGGCCGCAGAACATCAGCAAAAGGTGCGCCTGTGGGTGGATGACATCGCCTCGTTGCAACGCATATGGCCAGATACCCTGACCGCCGAGCGACAAATGCTGGCCGGTGTAGAGGTGCGCGTGTGGCACACCGCGTTTGACCAATCGGTCCAGCCAGCGGAGATTGTTATCGAAGCCTTTGCTTGCGATATTCCGCCCACTTATCTCGGCGCCATGGCGGCAGGTAAAGCCAAGGGCCAGCCGCCCTTGTGGATCAATCTGGAATACCTGAGCGCCGAAGCCTGGGTGGAAGAATGCCATGGCATGGCCTCGGTCCACCCCGCAACCGGCCTGCGTAAAACCTTTTTCTTTCCCGGCTTCACTGAACGCACTGGCGGTTTACTGCGAGAGCAATCGATTCTGGCGCAGCGCGATGCCTTTAACCGACAGGGGTGGCTGGCGCAGATGGGTATAGACCCAGTCGCAAGCAGCCTGTTGATATCCCTGTTTGCTTATGAAAATGCCGCTATTCATGCGCTGCTCAACGCCTGGCAACAATCGCCGCACCCCATCCATTGCCTGGTACCAGAAGGCAAGATTCTGGGCAGTATTAACAGCGCCCTAGGCAAACGGCTAAACACAGGTGACCTCCACCAATCCGCAAACCTGACCTTGCAAATCATCCCCTTTGTGACCCAAACCGAATACGACAAATTACTCTGGGCCTGTGATATCAACTTTGTCAGGGGTGAGGATTCCTTTGTACGCGCACAGTGGGCGGGGAAACCGGTGGTCTGGCACATTTATGTACAGGACGACGATGCCCACTTAGTCAAGCTACAGGCATTTTTGCGCCACTACACCACACCAATCCCCACATTAACTGCCGCCATAAACCAGTTCTGGATAGATTGGAATGAGGCCGGGCATACGGATACCAGTTGGAACCAATTAATAAAACAACTGCCCGAATGGCGCGAACACTGCCGCCACTGGAGTCAATCATTGAGCCAAGCCCCTGATTTAGCACAACAACTCTATGACTATTGTCTGAAACGAGCAGGCTAA
- a CDS encoding methyl-accepting chemotaxis protein, producing the protein MSFSSKLLTIVLIFLLPFLWLLSQQWLQSSQTLATTERTQTGVDLILEVKPIALEIARHRGLMAQYLAGASDKAESIQQLEQALDQQFISVMKRLNETTNFKSALPDIEQSWRGLMLAAIEKNAAKSFSAHTELIARVHTEIKLLVDYFDIELQSTRDNYYLSQLTLFQIPELQELLGQLRGRGAAALTDQIISPEERVTLVGLHFVAKRALTGFEQQIQLLSQNPVLVKHFSAAVNRFSTTVADFESMLLKDALATEVVQVTNTAFFSQATSVIDALAEVDKLASQQLMDSAVTARQQAAGVRMLLLTVALLSIFLGCYVAMGILAALNQSVHAVNHLTQALKEGDFSGSLQVRSEDVIGDVANNLTAMVSQVSTLINNIQGSADQVNKLSVELQAVTDETKSELDQQNNQTQQSASAATEMAATVREVARTCVEASSATDVARDTAIEGRSRVNEAIAAINRLGSDVGDAKTIITELQSDVADISAVLEVIRSIAEQTNLLALNAAIEAARAGEQGRGFAVVADEVRSLAKRTQDSTAEIRGVIEKLQQRAGKAVDIILQSFEGAQNSVQSAASAGDSLQQIVQNVEMLRDLNTQIATAAEQQAAVAEQMSRSTRELGDSSENILDQVQKTFGYSLNLRQGADRLLENTLQFKI; encoded by the coding sequence ATGTCCTTTTCCAGTAAATTGCTCACAATTGTGCTGATTTTTCTGTTGCCATTTTTGTGGTTATTGAGTCAGCAGTGGCTGCAAAGTAGCCAAACGTTAGCCACCACTGAACGAACGCAAACCGGTGTGGATTTGATTCTTGAGGTTAAACCTATCGCGTTGGAAATTGCTCGCCACCGGGGACTGATGGCGCAATATCTGGCTGGCGCGAGCGATAAGGCTGAATCCATACAACAACTGGAGCAAGCGCTGGACCAACAGTTTATCAGTGTGATGAAACGTCTCAATGAAACCACGAATTTTAAATCGGCCCTGCCGGACATAGAGCAATCATGGCGCGGTTTAATGTTGGCAGCTATTGAAAAAAATGCTGCTAAAAGTTTTTCGGCGCACACTGAGCTCATTGCACGAGTGCATACAGAGATTAAATTGCTGGTGGATTATTTTGACATTGAATTGCAATCCACCCGTGACAATTATTACCTCTCGCAACTCACTTTATTTCAAATCCCTGAATTGCAGGAACTCTTGGGACAATTGCGGGGACGGGGTGCAGCAGCCTTGACTGACCAGATTATTTCACCAGAGGAGCGAGTGACGCTGGTGGGATTGCATTTTGTTGCAAAACGCGCGCTAACGGGTTTTGAGCAACAAATTCAGTTGTTGAGCCAAAACCCTGTACTAGTCAAACATTTTTCAGCGGCAGTGAATAGGTTTTCCACAACAGTTGCAGATTTTGAGTCCATGTTGCTGAAGGATGCGCTGGCTACTGAGGTTGTACAAGTGACAAATACGGCCTTCTTTAGCCAAGCTACCAGCGTGATAGATGCCTTGGCTGAAGTGGATAAACTTGCAAGCCAGCAGCTCATGGACAGTGCTGTAACTGCTCGTCAGCAGGCGGCGGGAGTCCGAATGCTTTTGCTGACAGTGGCATTACTTAGCATATTTTTAGGTTGTTACGTAGCAATGGGGATTCTGGCTGCGCTGAATCAAAGTGTACATGCGGTTAATCATCTTACCCAAGCATTAAAAGAGGGGGATTTTTCTGGCAGCTTACAGGTGCGAAGTGAGGATGTTATTGGCGATGTTGCTAATAATCTTACGGCTATGGTTAGTCAGGTTTCTACATTAATTAATAATATTCAAGGGTCTGCTGATCAGGTGAATAAATTATCTGTAGAGTTACAGGCCGTCACCGATGAAACCAAAAGTGAGTTGGACCAACAAAATAATCAAACGCAGCAATCTGCATCGGCAGCAACTGAAATGGCTGCTACGGTTCGTGAGGTGGCGCGCACTTGTGTCGAAGCCAGTTCAGCAACCGACGTTGCACGAGATACAGCGATAGAAGGGCGTTCGCGTGTAAATGAAGCGATAGCGGCAATTAATCGATTAGGGAGTGATGTGGGCGATGCCAAAACTATCATCACTGAATTGCAAAGTGATGTCGCAGATATCAGTGCTGTACTGGAGGTCATTCGCAGTATTGCTGAGCAAACCAATTTACTTGCATTGAATGCCGCGATTGAAGCTGCCCGTGCGGGAGAGCAAGGCCGGGGATTTGCCGTGGTGGCGGATGAAGTACGTTCTTTGGCGAAGCGAACCCAGGATTCCACGGCAGAAATTCGCGGTGTGATTGAAAAACTGCAACAGCGCGCAGGTAAGGCGGTAGATATTATTTTGCAAAGTTTTGAGGGGGCGCAAAACTCAGTGCAAAGTGCTGCCAGCGCAGGGGATTCCTTGCAGCAAATTGTGCAGAATGTGGAGATGTTACGCGATTTGAACACCCAGATTGCAACTGCGGCTGAGCAGCAAGCGGCGGTTGCAGAGCAAATGTCTCGCAGTACACGAGAGCTTGGTGACTCTTCAGAAAACATACTGGATCAAGTGCAAAAAACCTTCGGTTACAGCCTAAACCTGCGGCAAGGGGCAGATCGTTTGCTGGAAAATACCCTGCAGTTCAAAATCTGA
- a CDS encoding DUF2835 domain-containing protein, giving the protein MNSIVVSLVISAEEFQRLYQGSAKTVFAQSLDGRNIRFPAGILRPFVLHNGVRGTFQINFDADNRFHSIQRLGG; this is encoded by the coding sequence TTGAACAGCATAGTGGTCAGTCTGGTTATTTCTGCTGAGGAGTTCCAGCGGCTTTATCAAGGCAGCGCAAAAACGGTTTTTGCGCAGAGCCTTGATGGCCGTAATATCCGTTTCCCGGCAGGTATTTTGCGACCTTTTGTCTTGCACAATGGCGTGCGCGGTACATTTCAAATTAATTTTGATGCGGATAATCGCTTCCATTCCATCCAGCGCTTAGGAGGATAA
- a CDS encoding DUF2256 domain-containing protein, whose protein sequence is MKKQHLPEKICVYCHRPFCWRKKWERVWQEVKYCSKACSYSARKTKEKSIQ, encoded by the coding sequence ATGAAAAAACAACACTTGCCTGAGAAAATCTGCGTTTATTGTCACCGGCCTTTTTGCTGGCGCAAGAAGTGGGAGCGCGTGTGGCAAGAGGTTAAATATTGTTCCAAAGCCTGTAGCTATTCCGCCCGTAAAACCAAGGAAAAGAGTATTCAATGA
- the rlmKL gene encoding bifunctional 23S rRNA (guanine(2069)-N(7))-methyltransferase RlmK/23S rRNA (guanine(2445)-N(2))-methyltransferase RlmL: protein MTHQYFATCPKGLEGLLYTELQTLGAEDLRETVAGIYFSGDIEMAYRVCLWSRLANKVLLPLASFEANSQEELYDGVRELRWEEHLSPSGSLLVDFIGTNDAIRNTQFGAVKVKDAIVDCLRDFSGERPSIAKRDPDLRVNVRLSKSKVIVSIDLSGDSLHRRGYRIKQGSAPMKENLAAGILIRAGWSEIAAQGGALLDPMCGSGTILIEAALIAADIAPGLLRGSFGFERWLNHRNDIWLGLRDEAFERKKIGLARENLPEIRGYDADLKVIRAAEENIVSAELDHWLRVSRKELADFVKPTHNKAMEFGLVLSNPPYGERLGEIESLKLLYAHLGERLRNEFQGWRAGVFTGNPELGKQMGLRADKKYKFFNGTIASELLMFSISSEAFVQSRVEQDARFSKDDTERREAEQRVKVENKKEQAAALSNGAQMLVNRLQKNLKQLEKWAKKNDISCYRLYDADMPEYSAAIDIYRGQTQPNRAPQLYAHVQEYAAPKSVDEERAAQRFVEIEMAVPFALDIPAANISYKQRRRNKGTSQYEKISERPTGDLFSVQEGQAKLHINMWQYLDTGLFLDHRSVRLMIANLAKDKRFLNLFCYTATASVHAAMAGARYTVSVDMSNTYLNWARKNYALNGLSESRNRLEQADCLKWLEDNDQQFDLILLDPPSFSNSKRMEDVLDVQRDHVGMINNAMRSLAEGGTLIFSNNLRSFKLDTEALSGFTIKDISAQTIDEDFKRNPKIHQCWLITH from the coding sequence ATGACACATCAATATTTCGCCACCTGCCCAAAAGGCTTGGAAGGCTTGCTCTACACCGAACTGCAAACCCTTGGCGCAGAAGATCTACGCGAGACAGTTGCCGGTATTTATTTTTCCGGTGATATCGAGATGGCCTACCGCGTCTGTCTCTGGTCGCGCCTCGCAAACAAAGTCCTGCTGCCACTGGCCAGTTTTGAGGCCAACAGCCAGGAAGAGCTTTACGACGGCGTGCGTGAATTGCGTTGGGAGGAGCACCTGAGCCCGAGCGGCAGCCTGTTGGTGGATTTTATTGGCACCAATGATGCCATCCGCAATACCCAGTTTGGCGCTGTAAAAGTGAAAGATGCCATAGTGGACTGCCTGCGGGATTTCAGCGGTGAGCGCCCCTCGATTGCCAAGCGCGATCCTGACCTGCGGGTGAATGTACGCCTATCCAAAAGCAAAGTGATTGTGAGTATCGATTTGTCGGGCGACAGCCTGCATCGCCGCGGCTATCGTATTAAGCAGGGCAGTGCGCCTATGAAGGAAAACCTGGCGGCAGGCATCCTGATTCGTGCCGGTTGGTCGGAAATCGCTGCCCAAGGTGGTGCCTTGCTCGACCCTATGTGTGGTTCGGGCACGATTTTGATTGAAGCGGCCTTAATTGCTGCGGATATCGCCCCCGGGTTATTGCGTGGCAGCTTTGGTTTTGAGCGCTGGCTCAATCACCGCAACGACATTTGGCTCGGTTTGCGCGATGAAGCTTTTGAGCGTAAAAAAATCGGCCTCGCGCGTGAAAACCTGCCGGAAATTCGCGGCTACGATGCAGACCTTAAGGTAATTCGTGCTGCCGAGGAAAATATTGTCAGCGCAGAGCTGGATCACTGGTTGCGCGTAAGTCGCAAAGAGCTGGCTGATTTTGTAAAGCCCACCCACAACAAGGCGATGGAGTTTGGTCTGGTGCTCAGCAACCCGCCTTATGGTGAGCGTCTGGGTGAAATTGAATCGCTCAAATTGTTGTATGCCCATTTGGGCGAGCGGCTGCGTAATGAATTCCAAGGTTGGCGCGCAGGGGTATTTACCGGTAACCCGGAGCTTGGCAAGCAAATGGGGCTGCGTGCAGATAAAAAATACAAATTCTTTAACGGCACCATCGCCAGCGAATTGTTGATGTTCAGCATCAGTAGCGAGGCTTTTGTGCAAAGCCGTGTAGAGCAGGATGCACGTTTCAGTAAAGATGATACCGAGCGCCGGGAAGCGGAGCAGCGGGTAAAAGTTGAAAACAAAAAAGAACAGGCGGCGGCACTTTCTAATGGTGCGCAAATGCTGGTGAATCGCCTGCAAAAAAATCTTAAGCAATTGGAAAAGTGGGCGAAGAAAAACGACATTAGTTGTTACCGCCTGTACGATGCGGATATGCCGGAATATTCGGCGGCAATTGATATTTATCGCGGGCAAACCCAACCTAATCGTGCGCCGCAGCTTTATGCCCATGTGCAGGAATACGCCGCGCCAAAATCGGTTGATGAAGAGCGCGCCGCGCAGCGCTTTGTGGAAATTGAAATGGCCGTGCCATTTGCGCTGGACATTCCCGCTGCAAATATCAGCTACAAGCAGCGTCGCCGCAACAAGGGCACCAGTCAGTACGAAAAAATCAGCGAACGTCCAACGGGCGATCTGTTCAGTGTGCAGGAAGGGCAGGCGAAACTGCACATCAATATGTGGCAGTATTTGGACACGGGCTTGTTTTTGGATCATCGCTCCGTGCGATTAATGATTGCGAACCTGGCAAAAGATAAGCGCTTTTTAAATTTGTTTTGTTATACCGCAACGGCAAGTGTGCATGCTGCAATGGCAGGTGCGCGTTATACCGTGAGTGTGGATATGTCCAACACCTATTTGAACTGGGCGCGAAAAAATTACGCACTGAATGGTTTGAGTGAATCGCGCAACCGTTTGGAACAAGCAGATTGTTTGAAGTGGTTGGAAGATAACGATCAGCAATTTGATTTGATCCTGCTTGATCCGCCGAGTTTCTCCAATTCAAAACGCATGGAAGATGTGTTGGACGTGCAGCGCGATCATGTAGGTATGATCAATAATGCCATGCGTTCACTCGCAGAAGGCGGCACACTGATTTTCTCTAACAACCTGCGTAGTTTTAAATTGGATACCGAGGCGCTCAGTGGTTTTACTATCAAGGATATTAGCGCCCAGACTATCGATGAAGACTTCAAGCGCAATCCTAAAATCCATCAGTGCTGGTTGATTACGCATTAA
- a CDS encoding sulfite oxidase heme-binding subunit YedZ has product MSVLWRRIVIFLLSLIPAVFITYKTFANQLGADPAKTIVLFTGEWAIYFLFITLAVTPLRRLINFKGCHFRWLQAHRRMLGLFTLFYAVLHVLAFLVFILGLDFSRFAKELVERPYILVTIPAVILLIALGVTSTQAMMRRLGKHWLSLHKSIYVIAVLAWLHVFMQVRSSYVDAVLFGVITAFLLGIRCYWFGRKYVASRAHQ; this is encoded by the coding sequence ATGTCTGTGCTTTGGCGGCGAATTGTTATTTTTTTGCTCTCGTTGATACCTGCGGTTTTTATTACGTACAAAACCTTTGCCAATCAACTGGGGGCCGACCCCGCAAAAACTATTGTGCTATTTACCGGCGAGTGGGCGATTTATTTTTTATTTATCACCTTGGCGGTAACACCCTTGCGTCGCTTGATCAATTTTAAAGGCTGTCATTTTCGGTGGCTTCAAGCACACCGGCGTATGCTGGGTCTTTTTACGCTTTTTTATGCCGTGCTGCATGTGCTGGCGTTTCTGGTGTTTATTCTCGGCTTGGATTTTTCGCGCTTTGCCAAAGAGCTGGTGGAGCGGCCTTATATACTGGTGACTATTCCGGCGGTGATTCTACTGATTGCCTTAGGAGTTACATCCACTCAAGCTATGATGCGACGTTTGGGTAAGCACTGGCTGAGCCTGCACAAAAGTATTTATGTCATTGCTGTTTTAGCGTGGCTGCATGTATTCATGCAGGTGCGCTCCAGTTATGTTGACGCGGTATTGTTTGGGGTAATTACGGCGTTTTTATTAGGCATTCGTTGTTATTGGTTTGGCCGCAAATACGTAGCCAGTCGTGCGCATCAATAA
- the rmf gene encoding ribosome modulation factor: MKRQKRDQTERAFVKGYQAGIDGRSKSLCPHETGQARQQWLNGWRESRMDQWDGYSRLAQVQKISNIQPMSMSG; encoded by the coding sequence ATGAAACGTCAAAAACGTGACCAAACAGAACGCGCATTTGTAAAAGGGTATCAAGCAGGTATTGATGGGCGTTCAAAAAGTCTCTGCCCCCACGAAACAGGCCAGGCTCGCCAACAATGGCTCAATGGCTGGCGCGAATCGCGTATGGATCAGTGGGATGGCTATAGCCGTTTGGCACAGGTTCAAAAAATTAGCAACATTCAACCCATGTCTATGAGTGGTTAA